In one window of Frigoriglobus tundricola DNA:
- a CDS encoding response regulator codes for MAKILIVDDSALSRRVSRRILEPAGHTVAEAADGLSALETYSLDRPDLVLLDVTMTEMDGLEVLNQLRAMDPLAVVVMATADVQSSTRVLAEAGGAVGFVIKPLTAETVLRAVAAALLGQAGGAK; via the coding sequence ATGGCCAAAATCCTGATCGTGGACGATTCCGCGCTGTCGCGCCGCGTGTCCCGCCGCATTCTGGAGCCGGCGGGGCACACGGTTGCGGAAGCGGCCGACGGGCTGAGCGCGCTCGAGACCTACTCCCTGGACCGGCCGGACCTCGTCCTCCTCGACGTCACGATGACCGAAATGGACGGGCTGGAGGTGCTAAACCAGCTCCGGGCGATGGACCCGTTGGCGGTGGTGGTGATGGCCACCGCCGACGTGCAATCGTCCACCCGCGTGCTCGCGGAGGCCGGCGGGGCGGTCGGGTTCGTCATCAAGCCGCTCACCGCCGAGACGGTGCTCCGGGCCGTGGCCGCGGCCCTCCTCGGGCAGGCGGGGGGTGCGAAGTGA
- a CDS encoding helix-turn-helix domain-containing protein: protein MPTDRPALTVRDAAERFGVGPATVLAWIRAGELPAVNVSRSPRSKKPRWRVSEAALAAFEARRAGTPPPSARAPPAPTGRRHRVLQVNPETPGRRCAHHTAPRRNPQSPTRASPCTTSRTAAPIPTPRPPLPVPI, encoded by the coding sequence ATGCCGACTGACCGCCCGGCGCTCACGGTCCGCGACGCGGCCGAGCGCTTCGGCGTGGGACCGGCAACCGTGCTCGCCTGGATCCGGGCGGGCGAGCTGCCGGCCGTCAACGTCTCGCGCTCCCCGCGCTCCAAAAAGCCGCGCTGGCGCGTCTCCGAAGCCGCTCTCGCGGCGTTCGAGGCCCGCCGCGCCGGCACCCCGCCCCCGAGCGCGCGCGCGCCGCCGGCCCCGACCGGCCGACGTCATCGAGTTCTACAAGTGAACCCCGAAACGCCGGGACGGCGGTGCGCACACCACACCGCCCCCCGGCGGAACCCCCAATCACCCACACGCGCCTCACCATGCACGACTTCGCGGACAGCAGCACCCATACCAACCCCCCGCCCCCCGTTACCCGTGCCGATCTGA
- a CDS encoding chemotaxis protein CheC, with protein sequence MILSEEQKDSVTELVNIAFSRTAAALSELTGNRVDLAVPDVSAYPIAELLPALGRFVRGEVATVHQIFGGPVSGDAFLLLDIAGAARLVDLLSDAGAPTTHMGASAREVLAEVGNILLNACLGVFGDLLQVRFTFTVPRLHLDSLGSMLGSLEIGGDEIRHALLIGARFHVRGSEVTGCMVMVLGVTSLDRFVEAIENWAERATQS encoded by the coding sequence GTGATCCTTTCTGAGGAGCAGAAGGACTCCGTCACGGAGCTGGTGAACATCGCGTTCTCGCGCACGGCGGCCGCGCTGTCGGAGCTGACGGGGAACCGGGTGGACCTCGCCGTCCCCGACGTGTCGGCGTACCCCATCGCCGAGCTCCTGCCGGCACTGGGGCGGTTCGTGCGCGGCGAGGTCGCGACCGTCCACCAGATCTTCGGCGGCCCGGTGTCGGGCGACGCGTTCCTGTTGCTCGACATCGCCGGCGCGGCGCGGCTGGTGGACCTGCTGTCCGACGCCGGGGCGCCGACGACCCACATGGGCGCGTCCGCGCGGGAGGTGCTCGCGGAAGTGGGGAACATTTTGCTCAACGCCTGCCTCGGGGTGTTCGGCGATTTGCTGCAAGTCCGTTTCACATTTACGGTCCCCCGGCTACATTTAGATTCACTCGGCTCGATGCTCGGCTCCCTGGAAATCGGGGGCGACGAAATCCGCCACGCTCTACTCATCGGCGCGCGGTTCCACGTGCGGGGGAGCGAGGTGACCGGGTGCATGGTCATGGTCCTGGGGGTCACGTCCCTGGACCGGTTCGTCGAGGCGATCGAAAACTGGGCGGAGCGGGCGACCCAGTCCTGA
- a CDS encoding MerR family transcriptional regulator, with translation MQKFFTPGPLAVKLGVQPHHITNLCKRKLIPFALAGNQRLIAAEDVELVRAALVKAGYLPAQPGDRAHAD, from the coding sequence ATGCAGAAGTTCTTCACGCCCGGGCCGCTCGCGGTGAAGCTGGGCGTTCAGCCCCACCACATCACCAACCTCTGCAAGCGCAAGCTCATCCCGTTCGCTCTGGCCGGCAACCAGCGCCTCATCGCCGCGGAGGACGTGGAGCTGGTCCGCGCCGCACTCGTCAAGGCCGGCTATCTGCCGGCTCAACCGGGGGACCGCGCTCATGCCGACTGA
- a CDS encoding CheR family methyltransferase, protein MAFDSGPPTIPIGVFVLLRDIIRDRIGVWFDDDKRDLLAGKLAERLRARALVSFLDYYYLLKYGPGADEEWPQLTDALSVQETYFWRELDQVRALVDVLVPEHVAAERGPVRVWSAACATGEEPLSIAIALAEGGWFDRADVEVWASDVSPAALDKARAGVYRERSFRALPPHLREKYFTPVAGGWSVARDLHSRVNFVRANLLEPSDTVTLATAPFVFCRNVFIYFSAATVARVVGHFAARMPRPGFLFPGVSESLLRVTTEFQLEEVGKAFVYAKR, encoded by the coding sequence ATGGCATTCGATTCCGGTCCGCCCACTATACCCATCGGCGTGTTCGTCCTCTTGCGGGACATCATCCGCGACCGGATCGGCGTCTGGTTCGACGACGACAAGCGGGACCTGTTGGCCGGAAAGCTCGCGGAGCGGCTCCGCGCCCGGGCACTCGTGTCGTTCCTGGACTACTATTATTTGCTGAAGTACGGTCCGGGTGCGGACGAGGAGTGGCCCCAGCTCACGGACGCGCTCTCCGTCCAGGAAACGTACTTCTGGCGCGAACTCGATCAGGTTCGGGCGCTCGTCGATGTTCTCGTGCCCGAGCACGTGGCCGCCGAGCGGGGGCCGGTTCGGGTGTGGTCCGCGGCCTGTGCGACGGGCGAGGAGCCGTTAAGTATCGCGATCGCGCTGGCCGAGGGCGGGTGGTTCGATCGTGCCGACGTGGAGGTGTGGGCGAGCGACGTGAGCCCGGCCGCGCTCGATAAAGCGCGCGCCGGGGTGTACCGCGAACGATCGTTCCGGGCGCTCCCGCCCCACTTGCGCGAGAAATACTTCACCCCGGTGGCCGGGGGCTGGTCGGTGGCTCGCGATTTGCACTCTCGGGTAAACTTCGTTCGCGCGAACCTCCTCGAGCCGTCGGACACCGTCACGCTCGCCACCGCCCCGTTCGTGTTCTGCCGGAACGTGTTCATCTACTTCTCGGCGGCGACGGTGGCGCGGGTGGTCGGGCACTTTGCCGCACGGATGCCGAGGCCCGGGTTCCTGTTTCCCGGGGTGTCCGAATCGTTGCTCCGGGTAACGACCGAGTTCCAACTCGAAGAAGTCGGCAAGGCGTTCGTGTACGCGAAGCGCTGA
- a CDS encoding tyrosine-type recombinase/integrase: MPKSKKSPALRKPKKPYPTFPLTPHASGKWMKKIRGQIHYFGAWARRLEGVLIPTEGDGWKEALGEYKAVADDLHAGRAPRTQTDGLTVKDLCNSFLTAKQRKVDAGEMSSMLFYDYKVTTDWLVKQFGGTRVVSDLSADDFAALRAAMAKKWGPVRLGNSITRTKSVFKYGYEAALLDRPVRYGPEFKKPDQAVLRRHKAKSGPKIFTAEEVRELLDRAPDTLMKAVVLLGVNAGFGNADCAELPMSAVNLETGWIDFPRPKTGIARRCYLWPETVAALRAALAERAKPARPRDVERALLSEAGTMLVTRSAAGHTKDLIAERFKAMLRSTGIYRKQLGFYGLRHVFETVAGGSKDQIAVDLIMGHADPSMAATYREHVDDVRLKAVAEHVRTWLWPVPGSPAAP; the protein is encoded by the coding sequence ATGCCCAAGTCTAAGAAGTCGCCCGCGCTCCGTAAACCGAAGAAGCCGTACCCGACGTTTCCGCTCACTCCGCACGCGAGCGGCAAATGGATGAAGAAGATTCGCGGCCAGATCCACTACTTCGGGGCCTGGGCGCGCCGCCTCGAAGGCGTTCTGATCCCGACCGAAGGCGACGGCTGGAAGGAGGCCCTTGGAGAGTACAAGGCCGTTGCCGATGACCTGCACGCGGGCCGCGCGCCCAGGACACAAACCGACGGGCTCACGGTCAAGGACTTGTGCAACAGCTTCCTCACGGCCAAGCAGAGGAAGGTGGACGCCGGCGAGATGTCCTCGATGCTGTTTTACGACTACAAGGTGACCACGGATTGGCTCGTGAAGCAGTTCGGCGGCACCCGTGTGGTGAGCGACCTCTCGGCCGACGACTTCGCCGCGCTCCGGGCCGCGATGGCGAAAAAGTGGGGGCCGGTCCGCCTGGGGAACAGCATCACCCGCACGAAATCGGTCTTCAAGTACGGCTACGAGGCGGCGCTTCTCGATCGGCCGGTTCGGTACGGGCCGGAGTTCAAGAAGCCCGACCAAGCGGTCCTGCGCCGTCACAAGGCCAAGAGTGGACCGAAGATCTTCACAGCCGAAGAGGTGCGGGAGCTGCTCGACAGAGCCCCGGACACGCTGATGAAGGCAGTGGTCCTGCTCGGGGTCAACGCGGGGTTCGGCAACGCGGACTGTGCGGAGCTGCCGATGAGCGCCGTCAATCTGGAAACCGGCTGGATCGACTTCCCCCGGCCCAAAACGGGCATCGCCCGGCGCTGCTACTTGTGGCCGGAAACGGTCGCCGCGCTCCGGGCCGCACTCGCGGAGCGGGCGAAGCCCGCGCGGCCCCGCGACGTGGAGCGGGCGCTCCTGTCCGAAGCGGGAACGATGCTGGTGACGCGGTCGGCCGCCGGGCACACGAAGGATCTCATTGCCGAGCGGTTCAAGGCGATGCTGCGGTCCACCGGGATCTACCGAAAGCAACTCGGGTTCTACGGGCTCCGGCACGTCTTCGAGACCGTGGCCGGCGGCTCGAAGGACCAGATCGCGGTGGACCTCATCATGGGCCACGCGGACCCGTCGATGGCCGCCACGTACCGGGAACACGTTGACGACGTCCGGTTGAAGGCCGTGGCCGAACACGTCCGCACATGGCTCTGGCCGGTGCCCGGTTCACCCGCCGCCCCCTGA
- the cheB gene encoding chemotaxis-specific protein-glutamate methyltransferase CheB, with amino-acid sequence MNPIVRVLIVDDSAYVRKAVRQMLSRSPFIDVVGAARDGDEARELVDQLAPDVVTLDLTMPRSDGLDFLKKQMARRPVPVIVLSASSESGELVMRALDAGAVAVVQKPTALATDRVFEIAEELVATIKAVAAARVPVPPAEAPRPLKAGPTARTGTTDVLVIGVSTGGPQALKRIVPRLPADFPIPVAMVLHMPVGYTELFARSLAQVSQMAVAEAREGDVFRPGLALLAPAGYHLSCDRRADGAVVARLGVRPLDTPHRPAVDVLFRSAADVYGERTLAVVLTGMGSDGTQGAAWIKAQGGRVFTEAEETCVVYGMPRSVAEAGLSDRAVPLDRMVEAILGAL; translated from the coding sequence GTGAATCCGATCGTGCGGGTCCTCATCGTGGACGACTCGGCCTACGTCCGCAAGGCCGTCCGCCAGATGCTCTCCCGCAGCCCGTTCATCGACGTCGTCGGCGCCGCCCGGGACGGGGACGAGGCGCGGGAACTGGTCGACCAGCTCGCGCCGGACGTCGTCACGCTCGATCTCACGATGCCCCGGTCCGACGGGCTCGATTTCCTGAAGAAGCAGATGGCCCGGCGGCCGGTCCCGGTGATCGTCCTGAGCGCGTCCAGCGAGAGCGGCGAGCTGGTGATGCGGGCGCTCGACGCCGGGGCCGTGGCGGTCGTTCAGAAGCCGACGGCGCTGGCGACCGACCGGGTGTTCGAGATCGCCGAGGAACTGGTGGCGACGATTAAAGCCGTCGCCGCCGCCCGGGTGCCCGTGCCGCCCGCAGAGGCCCCGCGGCCGCTCAAAGCCGGCCCAACGGCCCGGACCGGAACGACCGACGTGCTGGTGATCGGCGTCTCGACCGGCGGCCCGCAGGCGCTCAAGCGGATCGTTCCCCGGCTGCCGGCCGACTTCCCAATCCCCGTGGCCATGGTGCTGCACATGCCGGTGGGGTACACGGAGCTGTTCGCCCGGAGCCTGGCCCAGGTGTCCCAAATGGCGGTCGCCGAGGCCCGGGAGGGCGACGTCTTTCGACCCGGTCTGGCCCTTCTGGCCCCGGCCGGGTATCACCTGTCCTGTGACCGCCGCGCGGACGGGGCGGTCGTCGCCCGGCTCGGCGTGCGCCCGCTCGACACCCCCCACCGGCCGGCGGTGGACGTCCTGTTCCGGTCGGCGGCCGACGTGTACGGCGAGCGCACGCTCGCCGTCGTACTCACCGGAATGGGCTCGGACGGGACGCAGGGCGCCGCCTGGATCAAGGCGCAAGGCGGGCGCGTGTTCACGGAGGCGGAGGAGACGTGTGTGGTGTACGGCATGCCCCGGTCGGTGGCCGAGGCCGGCCTGAGTGACCGGGCCGTTCCACTCGATAGGATGGTGGAAGCCATACTCGGAGCACTCTGA
- a CDS encoding hybrid sensor histidine kinase/response regulator yields MGLSPELFGQLDAVGDWGLIATDPDLIVTGWNRWLERRTGRAASDAIGRALFDLFPDLVSRGLDKYFRQALAGQTAILSQRFHKFILALPPAPGANGAGRMYQSGRIVPLIAGAAVCGTLTVVEDVTERVLREAELLSRTRQQAALAFSARCALAGRDVADLCRESVRHLSETLGADLAEALELQPDGAWARVAGTGWPEPSGSELEAGDAPRALAVLSSGTALTIGESEREPHDGADPALRTHGVASGIIVRIPGRGPRPFGMLGAYTRAHRRFTPDEAQFVQALADIIGTATERKRLEAELHLRVGELAAGDRRKDEFLAMLAHELRNPLAPVRNAIQILRTTRAGDTAVVRLAELMGRQVGQMAHMVDDLLDVSRITRGKVELRKERVELADTIARAVETARPLIEARRHELSVSAPTEPIVLAADPMRLTQVFGNLLNNAAKYTEEGGRIFVSVTRDASEAVVRVRDTGIGLAPDVLTSVFDLFAQEHRGLDRAQGGLGIGLTLVKSLVELHGGSVRATSAGPGRGSEFVVRLPVPPAEEKGAGDAPGAGNAAPAPAARRRLLIVDDNVDSAESLAELLGLLGHEARTAHDGKSALIEAQKFRPEFVLLDIGLPLIDGYGVARRMRQLPELRATVLIAMTGYGQAEDRQKSREAGFDHHLVKPVELDVVCQILNSNSIASGRPN; encoded by the coding sequence ATGGGGCTGTCGCCAGAACTGTTCGGCCAACTCGATGCGGTCGGCGACTGGGGCCTGATCGCGACCGACCCGGACCTGATCGTCACCGGCTGGAACCGGTGGCTCGAGCGGCGGACCGGGCGCGCCGCCTCCGACGCCATCGGCCGCGCGCTCTTCGACCTGTTCCCCGACCTCGTGTCGCGCGGGCTGGACAAGTACTTCCGCCAGGCCCTGGCCGGGCAGACCGCCATTCTCTCGCAGCGGTTCCACAAGTTCATCCTCGCGCTCCCGCCCGCGCCCGGCGCGAACGGCGCGGGGCGCATGTACCAGTCCGGCCGAATCGTTCCCCTCATCGCCGGCGCGGCCGTGTGCGGCACGCTGACGGTGGTCGAGGACGTGACCGAGCGGGTGCTCCGCGAGGCCGAGCTCCTGTCGCGCACGCGGCAGCAGGCGGCCCTCGCGTTCTCCGCCCGCTGCGCGCTCGCCGGGCGTGACGTGGCGGACCTGTGCCGGGAGTCGGTCCGGCACCTCTCCGAAACGCTCGGGGCGGACCTCGCCGAGGCCCTGGAACTGCAACCCGACGGCGCGTGGGCGCGCGTGGCCGGAACCGGGTGGCCGGAGCCCTCCGGCTCCGAACTCGAAGCGGGCGACGCCCCTCGGGCGCTCGCGGTCCTCTCGTCCGGAACCGCTCTCACGATCGGGGAATCGGAGCGCGAGCCGCACGACGGGGCCGACCCCGCCCTGCGGACCCACGGCGTGGCGAGCGGGATCATCGTCCGGATCCCCGGCCGCGGCCCCCGGCCCTTCGGAATGTTGGGCGCCTACACGCGCGCGCACCGGCGGTTCACGCCGGACGAGGCCCAGTTCGTGCAGGCGCTGGCCGACATCATCGGAACGGCGACCGAACGGAAGCGGCTGGAGGCGGAGCTTCATTTGCGGGTCGGTGAACTGGCCGCCGGCGACCGCCGCAAGGACGAGTTCCTGGCGATGTTGGCGCACGAGCTGCGCAACCCGCTGGCCCCGGTCCGGAACGCGATCCAGATCCTCCGGACGACCCGGGCCGGCGACACCGCTGTCGTGCGCCTGGCGGAGCTGATGGGCCGCCAGGTGGGCCAGATGGCGCACATGGTGGACGACCTGCTCGACGTCTCGCGCATCACGCGGGGGAAGGTGGAGCTGCGGAAGGAGCGGGTGGAGCTGGCGGACACCATCGCCCGTGCCGTCGAGACGGCGCGCCCGCTCATCGAGGCCCGGCGCCACGAGTTGAGCGTCTCGGCCCCGACCGAACCGATCGTTCTCGCCGCCGACCCGATGCGGCTCACGCAGGTGTTCGGGAACCTGCTGAACAACGCCGCCAAGTACACGGAAGAGGGCGGCCGGATCTTCGTGTCCGTGACACGTGACGCGAGCGAGGCGGTGGTCCGCGTCCGGGACACCGGGATCGGTCTGGCGCCGGACGTGCTCACGAGCGTGTTCGACCTGTTCGCCCAAGAGCACCGGGGCCTGGACCGGGCGCAGGGGGGCCTCGGGATCGGCCTGACCCTGGTCAAGAGTTTGGTCGAGCTGCACGGGGGGAGCGTCCGGGCCACGAGCGCCGGCCCCGGGCGCGGGAGCGAGTTCGTTGTGCGGTTACCGGTCCCGCCGGCGGAGGAAAAGGGCGCGGGGGACGCGCCCGGAGCGGGGAACGCGGCCCCGGCCCCCGCGGCACGCCGGCGCCTGCTCATCGTGGACGACAACGTCGATTCGGCAGAAAGTCTGGCCGAACTGCTCGGGCTCCTCGGCCACGAGGCGCGAACGGCTCACGACGGGAAATCCGCACTGATCGAAGCGCAAAAGTTCCGCCCGGAGTTCGTCCTTCTGGACATCGGCCTTCCCCTGATTGACGGCTACGGGGTCGCGCGCCGGATGCGGCAGCTCCCCGAACTCCGCGCGACCGTACTGATCGCGATGACCGGATACGGCCAGGCCGAAGACCGGCAGAAGTCACGGGAGGCGGGGTTCGATCACCACCTCGTGAAGCCCGTGGAACTCGATGTGGTGTGCCAGATTCTCAACTCGAATTCGATCGCAAGCGGCAGGCCGAATTGA